Proteins co-encoded in one Gracilimonas sp. genomic window:
- a CDS encoding TonB-dependent receptor, translating into MTLLRILFLALILINPVFAQDIDTLKADLGDIVVVGYEGNRSLMETPGAITNVKPELIGGFDEGSLLYGLNTVPGVRIEQRAPGSYRVAIRGSSLRAPFGVRNVKIYWNGIPFTEPSGSTFLNLLDVINMQEVEVIKGPAGSIYGAGNGGALLLESRQSNQNEVGAGLMLGSYGMQRYTAYAQNQFDEGSLRFNYSNQHADGYRDQTFFNRQTAELSGRFQLNDRQIIKTSFLYSDLNYGIPGGLTLEQYQNDPSQARPGNPFVLGSVESNASIDQQSFLAGISHDVQITDDISNLTNVYGTFSAFENPFNLDYKKDSRKSGGGRTRFYFDTDIGEVRTRFTVGGEFQAANYAARNFENDTSKVGALNFDDEIKIESSLLFFNTEMDLPADFYLTAGLSYNRLEYSLNRLVTNLPGDTTGLARKTFDPEIIPRIGLLKKFSPALSLHGSISYGFSPPTIEEFRTNEGSIALDLEAEQGTNFEVGARGTVVSAHFTYDVTAFYFKLEETIVQQQSDRNSTVIFRNAGATDQYGVELAANWQMIRNPAAFLQQLDWSLSYTYHDFEFVNYVKDGNDYSGNKLTGVAPHTVVSTITARTEPGFYGNLSYNFTDEIPLNDANSVYSNPYHLVQTKVGLRKELIDNWTFDFFVGIDNLLDEKYSLGNDLNAFGERYYQPAAPRNWFGGVKVNVEF; encoded by the coding sequence ATGACATTACTTAGAATATTATTTCTGGCATTAATTCTTATCAACCCCGTTTTTGCTCAGGATATAGACACTCTCAAAGCCGATCTCGGAGATATTGTGGTAGTTGGTTATGAGGGGAACCGAAGCCTGATGGAGACACCCGGCGCCATCACCAATGTGAAGCCCGAACTTATCGGTGGATTTGATGAGGGATCTTTGCTGTATGGTTTGAATACAGTGCCCGGCGTTCGTATTGAACAGCGCGCCCCGGGAAGTTACCGGGTAGCCATACGCGGAAGTTCTCTGCGTGCTCCTTTTGGAGTCCGGAATGTGAAAATCTACTGGAATGGTATTCCATTTACGGAGCCTTCCGGAAGCACTTTCCTGAATCTTTTGGATGTGATTAATATGCAGGAAGTGGAAGTGATTAAAGGTCCGGCCGGTAGTATTTACGGAGCTGGAAACGGGGGAGCTCTTTTGCTGGAAAGCCGGCAGTCGAATCAAAATGAGGTGGGAGCAGGTTTGATGCTGGGTTCATACGGCATGCAGCGTTATACGGCTTATGCCCAAAATCAATTTGATGAAGGAAGCCTTCGGTTCAACTATTCCAACCAGCATGCCGATGGATACCGGGATCAAACATTTTTCAACCGGCAGACGGCTGAGCTTTCCGGACGGTTTCAGCTGAATGACAGGCAGATCATTAAGACCAGTTTCCTGTATTCGGATCTGAACTACGGAATTCCGGGAGGTTTGACGCTGGAGCAATATCAAAATGATCCGAGTCAGGCACGGCCGGGAAACCCCTTTGTTCTGGGGAGCGTGGAATCGAATGCGAGTATTGATCAGCAATCTTTTTTAGCGGGCATTAGTCATGATGTGCAGATCACCGATGACATTTCAAATCTGACTAATGTATATGGAACCTTCAGTGCCTTTGAAAATCCCTTCAATCTGGATTACAAAAAAGACAGCCGGAAATCGGGCGGTGGACGAACCCGCTTTTACTTTGACACGGATATCGGGGAGGTGAGAACGCGGTTTACGGTTGGGGGTGAATTTCAGGCGGCTAATTATGCGGCCCGAAATTTTGAAAATGACACCAGCAAAGTGGGCGCGTTAAACTTTGACGATGAAATTAAGATTGAATCTTCGTTGCTGTTCTTCAATACTGAAATGGACCTGCCCGCTGACTTTTATCTCACGGCCGGACTCAGTTACAACCGGCTGGAATACAGTTTGAACCGCCTGGTTACGAATCTTCCCGGTGATACAACCGGGCTTGCGCGCAAAACTTTTGATCCGGAAATCATCCCAAGAATTGGGTTGCTGAAGAAATTCAGCCCGGCGCTTTCCCTGCATGGGAGTATCAGCTATGGATTTTCACCCCCAACCATCGAAGAGTTCAGAACCAATGAAGGCAGTATCGCTTTAGATTTAGAAGCGGAACAGGGAACCAATTTTGAAGTTGGGGCCCGTGGTACCGTTGTTAGCGCGCACTTTACTTACGATGTTACAGCTTTCTATTTCAAGCTGGAAGAAACCATTGTACAGCAGCAGTCGGATCGTAATTCGACCGTTATTTTCAGAAATGCCGGGGCCACCGATCAGTATGGGGTGGAGCTGGCTGCCAACTGGCAAATGATTCGAAATCCGGCGGCCTTTCTCCAGCAACTTGATTGGAGCCTGTCGTACACCTACCACGATTTTGAATTTGTGAATTACGTGAAAGACGGAAATGATTATTCCGGCAATAAACTGACGGGCGTTGCTCCTCATACCGTTGTGTCAACGATTACAGCCCGAACGGAACCCGGATTCTACGGGAACCTGTCCTATAACTTCACCGATGAAATTCCCCTGAATGATGCCAATTCCGTGTATTCCAACCCTTATCACCTGGTGCAGACCAAAGTGGGACTCAGAAAGGAACTCATCGACAACTGGACCTTCGATTTCTTTGTGGGGATAGACAACCTGCTGGATGAAAAGTACAGCCTGGGTAACGACCTGAATGCTTTTGGTGAACGCTACTACCAGCCGGCCGCTCCCCGAAACTGGTTTGGCGGGGTGAAGGTGAATGTTGAATTTTAA
- a CDS encoding lamin tail domain-containing protein — protein sequence MRVLFFMILWGLPCIILGQSANFEDDFSDQDISDWSGDTGNFIFTEENENILLQQNVSGAGISYLSIPSTNTIGFWEFFVRLDGFSPSNGNKAEIYLMSDNQDLTSSLNGYKLRGGENGSGDVFRLFRISNGSESAEVLTGTTDISSGGDYRVKVTRNASGNWTLEVAEGYAGVLSVEDTGADNTYTSTSYFGFKNTYSSTRSNLFYYDFKIDIPPVEVTSVSLVSDTEVDIIFSRDIDFSSVQTSDFILNPGELTPQSVSHQSGDTARITFSSAISTGPNSLTISGIDDSANETTLADTTFSFFVYDGYQTGDVIVNEFMKDPPPGTAEYVELRNTSSRFLNLRNWQLGDNNSLSTISFSNFTLLPDSFVVISSDTSALNTYYGEAVYLQASLPAFNNGGDQIRLFDESGGLIDSLEYDDDWGGEDVALERRSSTVSSVYKENWGDSPSADFGTPGFPNQVQPDNKPPFISSLEVEDSQTLLLVISERAEASSAQDLNNYSISQNPEADALTPPIPGISSIQQIAPDSLRILLDTELQEYDGSWTLAVSNLTDIFGNSADRETDFNYYVIFSAEPNQVVINEFMYDPGDGFSEFVELYNHSDSSFNLQNWTFSDNTGDDEVLTTNSFVLPAGKYVVLAPDSLLAVSFPNISLIDMGSRFSSLNNSSDAIVIKNQNGLVIDSLSYEDNWGGEEISLERRTETVTGIYRENWGNSPSENLATPGRENEIPADSSPPQITDVSLTAEDAIRVIYSERISPQAATATDNYDLSAESSFTGAIPGIQSATLFPPDTVLLQFDNVLESDPSGTNYQLDISGQSDVFGNVSSSLSSSFFLIEYAHPDSGEVAISEFMYDPAEGFSEFVELVNRTDSAFNLKQWTFNDNTGNRRRISDTTYTFPPNSYLVLTPDSTLLESYPGIPALVIGSRFSSLNNSTDAIVFRDASGTLLDSLTYTSGWGGDEASVERRSFDFAATFKENWGTSPAEEAATPGVPNQIPQDEEPPEIQSLLVVNDSTLQLIFNERVQPVPATNPENYDFSAVSNTTGNLVSPDSFNYLAPDTVIISFPAKIPRAETGTAYQLRVGSQMDVFGNTSEDLVAEFFLIDLAEAGRDDVVINEFMYEPEENYTEFIELYNPTNKNYDLRNWTVNDNTGNRREITASGLELTLNSYLILAPDSSFLELFPNRPTIILGSRFPSLNNSTDAIVIRNAAGELIDSLTYTSDWGGEGVSLERRSPDFPSIYKENWGDSPSEVKATPGFANEIEQDTEAPVLESAFIASADSVRLIFNERIDSALATDIFNYTISSPLSIAEVTNYGGDRVTLVLSTSLSSGDSFTITVQNQRDIFGNTMTSASADLEYTVFSPVTRRDVIINEILYRRASAESAEFIELYNRTANNFNLTGWIFSDATGSATIPEGTIIKSNEYVVLTDSEDFATGSALAKAKADGNVVYLSGFPSLNDDEDAIVIKDENGMIVDSLFYKETWGGNEPGVSLERKDPESASNDAGNWASSTSESGSSAGAQSSIYQPDQTPPEIVFARLQTDGKIYVAFSEFVRSSGTGPITVNDEPATITEYNEENANILIIGDVAYPTGEPLTISFGQATDFRGNASGELSIEVSQPLSKGNVVINEILFDPLANSDDNLPDQTEYVEFYNRADYAVSLEGFFIHDKPDENNEIRSVHPFSSEFRWIPASGTVVFYAEDQTSVFSESRLAKYFELEDESESFFIRADRSNLSLASSGDAIYLADSTGAVIDSVFYNESWHNPNLYDVDGVALERIDPDGPSNDATNWSSSTAVSGGTPGRQNSIFQQAGAGPDNTGITFSPNPFSPDDDGFEDNLFINYKLEEPDYLLRVRIFDRYGREVRKLADGKQAGFEGSLIWDGLKDNGSKNRVGIYIVLFEAYNSAEGKNKTFKKTVVLAKKF from the coding sequence ATGAGGGTACTTTTTTTTATGATATTGTGGGGATTGCCCTGCATCATTTTGGGGCAGTCGGCAAATTTTGAGGATGACTTTTCCGATCAGGATATCTCTGACTGGTCTGGTGATACGGGGAATTTCATCTTCACAGAAGAAAACGAAAACATCCTGCTACAGCAAAATGTATCCGGTGCCGGCATTTCTTACCTGAGCATACCTTCCACCAATACCATCGGCTTCTGGGAGTTTTTCGTTCGTTTAGACGGATTTAGCCCATCAAACGGTAACAAAGCCGAGATCTACCTGATGAGCGACAATCAGGACCTGACATCTTCTCTGAACGGATACAAACTAAGGGGTGGCGAAAATGGCAGTGGAGATGTATTCCGGCTATTCAGAATCAGCAATGGCAGCGAATCAGCGGAAGTGCTGACCGGAACTACCGATATCAGCTCCGGCGGAGATTATCGTGTAAAAGTAACCCGCAATGCTTCCGGAAACTGGACGCTCGAAGTTGCTGAAGGCTATGCAGGCGTGCTTTCCGTGGAAGATACCGGAGCCGACAACACCTATACTTCCACCTCTTATTTCGGATTTAAGAACACATATTCTTCTACCCGTTCTAACCTGTTTTACTACGACTTCAAAATTGACATTCCCCCTGTTGAAGTTACTTCCGTTTCTTTGGTCAGTGATACTGAAGTTGATATCATCTTTTCCAGGGATATTGATTTTTCCTCCGTCCAAACCTCTGATTTTATTTTGAATCCCGGCGAATTAACTCCTCAATCTGTGAGTCATCAAAGTGGCGATACCGCACGTATTACGTTTTCTTCGGCCATCTCCACCGGACCAAATTCCCTTACTATTTCCGGTATTGATGACAGCGCCAATGAAACCACCTTAGCCGATACCACCTTCTCGTTTTTTGTGTATGATGGTTACCAAACCGGGGATGTAATCGTCAATGAGTTCATGAAAGACCCGCCGCCGGGCACAGCCGAATATGTGGAACTTCGAAATACTTCTTCCCGATTTTTAAATCTGAGGAACTGGCAGCTTGGAGATAATAACTCACTCAGTACCATTTCTTTTTCAAATTTCACCCTCCTGCCCGATAGCTTTGTAGTCATCTCATCCGATACTTCCGCCTTAAATACATACTATGGCGAAGCGGTATATCTTCAGGCTTCTCTCCCGGCCTTCAATAATGGCGGAGACCAAATTCGACTTTTTGATGAATCCGGCGGCCTTATCGATTCCCTGGAATATGATGATGACTGGGGAGGGGAAGATGTGGCACTGGAACGCAGAAGCTCAACGGTTTCCTCTGTTTATAAAGAGAACTGGGGAGACAGCCCGAGCGCAGATTTCGGAACGCCGGGATTTCCCAACCAGGTTCAGCCCGATAACAAACCGCCTTTCATTTCATCTCTGGAAGTGGAAGACAGTCAGACTTTGCTTTTGGTCATTTCTGAACGGGCAGAAGCTTCCTCAGCGCAGGACCTCAACAACTATTCCATAAGCCAAAACCCTGAGGCAGATGCATTAACACCACCCATACCCGGAATATCATCCATTCAGCAAATAGCACCGGATTCGTTACGTATTTTGCTGGATACCGAACTTCAGGAATACGATGGCAGCTGGACATTAGCGGTCAGCAACCTCACCGATATTTTTGGGAATAGTGCTGATCGTGAAACGGACTTCAATTACTATGTGATTTTTTCAGCCGAGCCCAATCAGGTGGTGATTAATGAATTTATGTATGATCCCGGTGACGGATTTTCGGAGTTTGTGGAGCTTTACAACCATTCGGACAGTTCATTCAACCTCCAAAACTGGACCTTCAGTGACAATACCGGCGATGATGAAGTACTCACCACAAACAGCTTTGTTCTTCCCGCTGGCAAATATGTTGTCCTCGCTCCTGATAGTCTTTTAGCCGTTTCCTTTCCAAACATTTCGCTCATTGATATGGGAAGTCGTTTTTCATCCCTGAATAACAGCTCCGATGCCATCGTCATCAAAAACCAAAATGGACTGGTTATTGACTCTCTGAGTTATGAAGACAATTGGGGTGGTGAGGAAATCTCCCTGGAAAGAAGAACAGAAACGGTAACCGGAATTTACCGGGAAAACTGGGGAAACTCCCCTTCTGAGAACCTGGCGACCCCCGGCCGGGAAAATGAAATCCCCGCAGATTCATCCCCTCCACAAATAACCGATGTTTCCCTTACTGCTGAGGATGCCATCCGTGTAATCTACTCAGAGAGAATCAGTCCACAAGCAGCTACAGCAACAGATAACTACGATCTCTCTGCCGAATCTTCCTTTACCGGAGCCATCCCGGGTATTCAATCAGCCACACTCTTTCCACCGGATACGGTATTGCTTCAGTTTGATAACGTTTTGGAGAGTGACCCTTCCGGCACCAACTATCAACTCGACATCTCCGGTCAATCCGATGTATTTGGCAATGTATCGTCTTCCCTGAGTTCCTCATTTTTCCTGATTGAATATGCACATCCTGATTCGGGAGAAGTAGCCATCAGTGAATTTATGTACGATCCCGCTGAAGGTTTTTCGGAATTCGTGGAATTGGTGAACCGAACCGACAGCGCCTTTAACCTGAAACAGTGGACCTTTAATGACAACACGGGAAACAGGCGACGGATCTCGGATACCACCTATACCTTCCCTCCCAACTCCTACCTGGTGCTTACACCAGACAGTACCCTGCTTGAATCTTATCCCGGCATTCCTGCTCTCGTCATCGGCAGCCGGTTTTCTTCGCTTAATAATTCCACCGATGCCATTGTATTCCGAGACGCATCCGGGACACTTCTGGATTCCCTTACTTACACCTCCGGCTGGGGCGGAGACGAAGCTTCTGTTGAACGAAGGTCGTTTGATTTCGCTGCAACTTTTAAAGAAAACTGGGGTACTTCTCCTGCTGAAGAGGCAGCCACACCCGGGGTTCCCAATCAAATCCCGCAAGATGAGGAGCCTCCCGAAATTCAATCGTTGTTAGTTGTAAATGACAGCACGCTTCAGCTTATTTTTAACGAACGGGTGCAGCCGGTGCCGGCCACCAATCCCGAAAATTACGATTTCTCCGCCGTTTCAAATACTACCGGTAATTTAGTCAGCCCTGATTCATTTAACTACCTTGCACCTGACACGGTAATAATTTCTTTCCCGGCTAAAATCCCCAGAGCAGAAACCGGAACTGCCTATCAGCTCAGGGTTGGCAGTCAAATGGACGTGTTTGGAAATACCTCCGAGGATTTGGTAGCTGAATTTTTCCTTATCGATCTGGCCGAAGCCGGAAGGGATGATGTAGTTATAAACGAGTTTATGTATGAACCGGAAGAAAATTACACCGAGTTTATTGAACTGTATAATCCAACCAACAAAAACTACGACCTGCGTAACTGGACGGTGAATGACAATACGGGAAATCGCAGGGAAATTACCGCTTCCGGCCTTGAACTCACCCTTAACTCCTACCTCATTCTTGCCCCGGACAGTTCCTTTCTCGAACTTTTCCCGAACCGGCCAACTATCATTCTCGGCAGCCGGTTTCCTTCATTGAATAATAGCACCGATGCCATTGTAATCCGCAACGCTGCCGGAGAATTGATCGACTCTTTAACCTATACATCCGACTGGGGTGGAGAAGGAGTTTCGTTGGAGCGCAGAAGTCCCGATTTCCCGTCGATTTATAAAGAAAACTGGGGCGACTCTCCTTCCGAAGTAAAAGCCACCCCCGGGTTCGCTAACGAGATTGAACAGGATACTGAAGCGCCTGTACTTGAAAGTGCGTTTATCGCTTCGGCTGACTCCGTTCGACTGATTTTTAATGAACGGATTGATTCTGCTTTAGCCACAGATATTTTCAACTATACCATCTCCTCACCTTTATCGATTGCTGAAGTGACAAACTATGGTGGAGACAGGGTGACCTTAGTCCTGAGCACTTCTTTATCCAGTGGCGACTCGTTCACCATTACCGTTCAGAATCAACGGGATATTTTCGGAAACACCATGACTTCAGCTTCAGCAGATCTTGAGTACACGGTTTTTTCTCCGGTTACCCGAAGGGATGTCATTATTAATGAAATCCTATACCGCAGGGCGAGTGCAGAATCAGCAGAGTTTATCGAGCTCTACAACCGAACGGCCAATAATTTCAACCTCACCGGCTGGATTTTTTCTGATGCCACCGGTTCCGCCACTATTCCGGAAGGAACCATTATCAAAAGTAATGAGTATGTGGTGCTTACCGATTCTGAAGATTTTGCCACAGGCAGCGCCCTTGCCAAAGCTAAAGCAGATGGAAATGTGGTTTATCTTTCAGGATTTCCTTCCCTGAATGATGATGAAGATGCCATAGTCATCAAAGACGAAAACGGGATGATTGTTGACAGTTTGTTTTACAAGGAGACCTGGGGAGGAAATGAACCCGGTGTTTCACTGGAACGAAAAGATCCTGAATCGGCATCGAACGATGCCGGCAACTGGGCTTCCAGCACTTCTGAATCAGGCAGCAGCGCCGGTGCACAAAGTTCGATCTATCAACCCGACCAAACCCCACCTGAAATTGTTTTTGCCAGGCTGCAGACTGACGGTAAAATCTATGTGGCTTTTTCAGAATTTGTTCGCTCCTCCGGTACGGGACCAATAACTGTAAATGATGAGCCCGCCACCATCACTGAATACAATGAAGAAAATGCGAATATCCTCATCATCGGGGATGTTGCCTACCCAACCGGAGAGCCTTTGACCATTTCTTTTGGGCAGGCAACTGATTTCCGGGGGAATGCGTCCGGGGAGCTGTCAATTGAAGTGTCTCAGCCTCTTTCCAAAGGCAACGTGGTGATTAACGAAATTCTGTTCGACCCTCTGGCTAATTCAGATGACAACCTCCCCGATCAAACCGAATATGTGGAATTCTACAATCGGGCGGATTACGCCGTTTCTCTGGAAGGGTTTTTTATTCACGATAAACCGGACGAGAATAACGAGATCCGGTCTGTGCATCCTTTCTCTTCTGAGTTCCGATGGATTCCGGCTAGCGGAACCGTTGTGTTTTATGCTGAAGATCAAACCTCGGTTTTCAGTGAAAGTCGGCTGGCCAAATATTTTGAGCTGGAAGATGAAAGTGAATCGTTCTTTATCCGGGCCGACCGGTCGAATTTAAGCCTGGCTTCTTCTGGGGATGCCATTTACCTGGCAGATAGTACCGGAGCGGTCATCGACTCGGTGTTTTATAATGAAAGCTGGCACAACCCGAATCTATATGACGTTGACGGTGTGGCCCTGGAACGTATTGATCCTGACGGACCAAGTAATGATGCAACCAACTGGAGCTCCAGCACCGCTGTAAGTGGCGGAACACCGGGGCGACAGAACTCCATCTTTCAGCAAGCCGGAGCCGGCCCGGATAATACCGGTATCACCTTCTCCCCAAATCCCTTTTCTCCGGATGATGATGGCTTCGAGGATAACCTCTTCATTAACTATAAACTGGAAGAACCGGACTACCTGTTACGCGTCCGCATTTTTGATCGTTATGGGCGGGAAGTCCGCAAGCTGGCCGATGGCAAGCAAGCAGGCTTCGAAGGCTCCCTGATTTGGGATGGGTTAAAAGACAACGGCTCCAAAAACCGGGTGGGTATATACATTGTACTCTTTGAAGCCTACAATAGTGCTGAAGGAAAGAATAAGACGTTTAAGAAGACGGTGGTGTTAGCAAAAAAATTCTAA
- the asd gene encoding aspartate-semialdehyde dehydrogenase — MMKVGILGATGAVGQKFIRLLQGHPWFEIEALGASERSAGKKYKDAANWIEDVVLPEHIMDTVVKNCEPGEFSNMDFVFSGLDSSVAGDIEKAFAEAGIPVISNAKNYRQDPTVPLLIPEINPDHTDLIKTQSFSKDGKGWIVTNPNCVAVPLSLALKPLFDSFGIEALILTTMQAVSGAGYPGVASLDILGNVVPFISGEEPKVGPETRKLLSTLSGESLNLPEFKVQATATRVPSINGHMISATVKLENPPTDLDELKKAYQNYQNPVSELDLPFSPKALYNLHDNEYYPQPRLHADWENGMQLHLGRLRKAEVFDVSFVAMAHNTIRGAAGGAILNAELLTKKGFLK, encoded by the coding sequence ATGATGAAAGTTGGAATTCTGGGCGCTACAGGCGCTGTTGGCCAAAAATTTATTCGCTTGCTTCAGGGGCACCCCTGGTTTGAAATCGAAGCCCTTGGAGCTTCAGAACGTTCGGCCGGAAAAAAGTATAAAGATGCTGCCAACTGGATTGAAGATGTGGTGTTGCCCGAGCATATCATGGACACCGTTGTCAAAAATTGTGAACCCGGCGAATTTAGTAACATGGATTTTGTGTTTTCCGGGCTGGATTCATCCGTTGCCGGTGATATCGAAAAAGCTTTTGCGGAAGCCGGGATTCCGGTCATTTCCAATGCAAAAAACTACCGGCAGGACCCCACGGTTCCGCTGCTGATACCGGAAATCAACCCGGATCATACCGACCTTATTAAAACACAGTCGTTCAGTAAAGATGGGAAGGGCTGGATTGTGACCAACCCGAATTGTGTGGCCGTGCCGTTATCGCTGGCGCTAAAACCATTGTTTGATTCATTTGGAATTGAAGCCCTTATCCTTACAACCATGCAGGCAGTTTCAGGAGCCGGATATCCCGGTGTGGCCAGCCTGGATATTCTTGGTAACGTGGTTCCTTTTATTTCCGGAGAAGAGCCTAAGGTTGGACCTGAAACACGAAAATTACTGAGTACTTTGTCCGGCGAATCCCTTAACCTTCCCGAATTTAAGGTTCAGGCGACAGCAACCCGTGTTCCGTCTATCAACGGACATATGATTTCAGCTACCGTGAAGCTGGAAAACCCTCCGACTGATTTGGACGAGCTGAAAAAAGCCTACCAAAACTACCAGAATCCTGTTTCCGAATTGGATCTGCCTTTCTCACCGAAAGCACTCTATAACCTTCACGACAATGAATATTACCCACAACCCCGCCTCCATGCAGATTGGGAGAATGGGATGCAGCTGCATTTAGGGCGATTGAGAAAAGCCGAAGTATTTGATGTCAGCTTTGTGGCTATGGCTCACAACACCATTCGGGGTGCAGCCGGCGGTGCCATTTTAAATGCGGAATTGCTGACTAAAAAAGGATTCCTGAAATAG
- a CDS encoding MFS transporter, with protein MKFIYETLEAKSPKFYAWLVLGLLSLIYISSFVDRQIVAVLGTAIRDDLGFSNTQIGVLYGPAFSLIYAICGIFMGWFADQFSRKRIILTGLLIWSLMTVASGFASSFLFLVTARFFVGVSQSALSPAVYSLLADYFPPEKRARVFSLYASGIFVGVGLSFLIGGSFAELYDWRIAMKTVGWPGLVLVVIGFLLIREPKRNSGKSECSAMQFFSVLKFILQKKTVRYHLAGFSLLALSGYTILAFIGTVLNDTFEMPSLISQYGWFMFATGVSVNASGWLADYFAKKWGAEKRFVMGIVAALGGLPLYYFGLMAESALTAFLLVGFANVVSSSYNGVAAALIQYFVKSDMRGMAGAVYLFVVSIVGFGIGPPVTGWMIDHIFTGVYGPSKALLLVFTVCGLLATYCFIQAMKSYAKDVLE; from the coding sequence ATGAAATTCATATATGAAACGCTCGAAGCTAAATCTCCCAAATTCTATGCCTGGCTGGTGTTGGGGTTACTATCCCTTATCTATATCTCCAGCTTTGTGGACCGGCAGATTGTGGCCGTGTTGGGAACGGCCATCCGTGATGACCTTGGCTTCAGCAATACGCAAATCGGGGTGTTGTACGGGCCGGCTTTTTCCCTGATTTATGCCATCTGCGGAATATTCATGGGATGGTTTGCCGATCAGTTTTCCCGTAAGCGAATTATCCTGACAGGTTTATTAATTTGGAGCCTGATGACGGTGGCCAGCGGATTTGCCAGCTCGTTCCTTTTTCTGGTTACGGCCCGGTTTTTTGTAGGGGTAAGTCAGTCGGCATTGAGTCCGGCGGTATATTCGTTGCTGGCCGATTACTTTCCGCCCGAAAAAAGGGCAAGGGTATTCTCATTATATGCATCCGGGATATTTGTAGGGGTAGGACTTTCATTTCTGATTGGCGGTTCTTTTGCTGAACTCTACGACTGGCGGATAGCCATGAAAACTGTAGGCTGGCCGGGACTGGTTTTAGTAGTCATTGGCTTTTTGTTAATTCGTGAGCCGAAACGCAATTCAGGCAAAAGTGAGTGCTCGGCAATGCAATTCTTCAGCGTGCTGAAATTCATTCTCCAAAAGAAAACGGTGCGTTATCATCTGGCGGGTTTTTCCCTTCTGGCCCTCAGCGGATACACCATTCTCGCTTTTATCGGGACGGTGCTTAACGACACTTTTGAAATGCCTTCGCTAATTTCTCAATACGGCTGGTTTATGTTTGCAACCGGGGTTAGTGTAAATGCATCCGGCTGGCTGGCTGATTACTTTGCTAAAAAATGGGGAGCTGAAAAGCGTTTTGTGATGGGAATCGTAGCAGCCCTGGGTGGACTCCCATTATATTATTTCGGGTTGATGGCCGAGTCGGCTTTGACGGCATTCTTACTGGTGGGATTCGCCAACGTCGTATCCTCTTCCTATAACGGAGTGGCCGCTGCGCTCATCCAATATTTTGTAAAATCCGATATGCGCGGGATGGCCGGCGCGGTGTATTTGTTTGTGGTGAGCATCGTGGGTTTTGGAATTGGTCCTCCCGTAACCGGCTGGATGATCGATCATATTTTTACCGGTGTTTACGGACCCTCGAAAGCACTGCTGTTGGTATTTACCGTTTGCGGGCTTTTAGCCACCTATTGCTTTATACAGGCTATGAAGAGCTACGCAAAAGATGTGTTGGAATAA